The DNA window CGACACTAGTGGAGAGGAAAATGTCCCTTTAACAGACAGAAACCCTCAGGAGAACCTGACTCAGTGTGAACGGTCATGTGCCACGACTGACTCAGGGTTTTAGTATTCagagcacaaaaaaagaaacagaagcacTAATTCAGGAGTACCtcgtatttaaaaaaaaaagtaaaacgttAAAATTTGGGTCACTTGGACACATGTACGTTTTCAGTTGTCATTTCACTATGTATCAGATACTTTCAAAGCTTGAAactagatttttaaaaaaattcttcagTCATACAAACTGAGTCTAAACAATAAAGCAGGACAGAACTGACAGAATTTACTTTTAGAGCCTCAAATGAAGAGCATGACGAGAGTTGAGGacatcagcagcagagagacACCAGGACCTGTTGGTACGGCTCCGTTGCACAGGTTCCCTTCACAGCAAGTAATCAGACTATTGCATGGTAATTCGGATAGTTTGCAACCCTTGGTGACTGTGTTTACAACTGCGTACAAGGATAGAAAAGCAATCAGAAACAACAATATATACTGCATGATTACCATAAATCATACACAGAGTtgctttaattgttttcataGCAGTACTGAGGACTGGAGCTCCAGACTAAATGGAGAACTTACTTGGTAGTTTTAAAGAGAAGCAATTCTGGATTCCACTGGCACAGGTTTCACTGGATGTACAAGATTCCGGTTTAACATTGATGCACGTGTAGCACACCAAGCCACATcctaaagagaaaaacagaaaaaaatgatttcagccacaaacaaacaaaagaaaaccgacaatgtaacatttatcatctaaatatttacttatcagggtctttaaaatgacaatttacATGCAAGAACCAGAAACAGCGTGTTAAATTGTGTCGTTAAtgttatgttaaatattttagattttaacaacagttaaaaacacagacattaaGTACATCATTTACTTTACTATTAATCTAACTCAAAATAAATTCTCACCTGCGGAGACAGTCAGAAAGAAGATTAGAGCTCCGTACAACTTCATCTTGAACTTCAGACGTCTCTCAGCCTGGTCAGTCAACTCGAGCAAAGGCATCCTCTTTAGAtcatcttctttctttctttacttgaacatttgcatttttcagcCAAGTGTCCTCCCAACTATTgagaataacaaaataaataaccaaatacTATGTAAACAAATTACCTAGGCAGGACAGAGGCCTCGTATTAAAATTTAACGAATGAATCAGGGAAAAGCTGACTTTGACTCTTCAAAACATCAGGTGTGATATAGATAACAATTCTGATTTACAATTTTACTGACTATTACAGTAACATTTTAattgagaggttttttttttattttattttaacacacacaaagacaaagtAAATGTCTGTAGGTGAgaccaaataatttaaataccaTCCATGTCATCCTCGGTTACCAGAAAAATGGTTTCACAGGAAAAAATGGGGGGAAACAGATTTTAATACTATTATTGtgaattaattatttgttgttggtttaTGTATTCAGCCACagtaaaacacagaacacaCTTTTAAAGCGCTTAGGGGTTGTGTTTTAAAGTGTAATGAAAGTTGCATGGTTTTAATCAAgatataatattatttaaatttaacttaattaatAAGGCAAATACAAACATTACCAAAAAACTGCACTCACCACCAGGTGGAGGCACTCACCACCCAGTGGTGAGGAGAATCAGCAAGATCTCCTTCTTCAACCATTCTGTTACACTGTTGTATTGAGAATATCACTAATCAGTGTCTGTCTTATCTGTACACAACGAACATAACTTGTCATTTCAAAGTACTGACAAGTTCATTGACTTAGACTTTTAATTTATGGAGATGAATAAAGGATTTTAAGAAAGAAACTAGTTTTTCCAGGTCATCCATGCAGTTATGCTTTTTGaacaaattgttttgagaaatgcactCACTGTTTGGCAAATGTTATGTATGGCTTGGATGCAGCTGCTCCACCATGGAGACCCATTCCATGAAGCTCTCTGCGCTCTGTTCCtgagctaatctgaaggccTCATGAAGTTTGGAGGTCTG is part of the Poecilia reticulata strain Guanapo linkage group LG9, Guppy_female_1.0+MT, whole genome shotgun sequence genome and encodes:
- the LOC103470069 gene encoding lymphocyte antigen 6G-like gives rise to the protein MPLLELTDQAERRLKFKMKLYGALIFFLTVSAGCGLVCYTCINVKPESCTSSETCASGIQNCFSLKLPIVNTVTKGCKLSELPCNSLITCCEGNLCNGAVPTGPGVSLLLMSSTLVMLFI